One region of Macadamia integrifolia cultivar HAES 741 chromosome 11, SCU_Mint_v3, whole genome shotgun sequence genomic DNA includes:
- the LOC122093850 gene encoding small RNA-binding protein 11, chloroplastic-like yields the protein MDSVAEISDAKDYPFGTVTEARLVKDPNTLRPQGFGFMTFGSITESHKALQAMNGRIVGGKLIFVEVSKTTGPE from the exons ATGGATTCAGTGGCTGAGATCTCTGATGCTAAGGACT ATCCATTTGGTACAGTCACAGAGGCAAGACTAGTTAAGGACCCAAATACTCTGAGGCCTCAAGGTTTTGGTTTCATGACTTTTGGGTCTATTACTGAGTCACACAAGGCATTGCAAGCTATGAATGGAAGGATAGTTGGTGGAAAGCTGATTTTTGTGGAAGTTTCAAAAACTACAGGACCTGAATGA